A single genomic interval of Bradyrhizobium japonicum USDA 6 harbors:
- a CDS encoding DUF6894 family protein: MRYFFHIVDKYGLCPDGIGCECADQDAAVLHARHIATELAKAGELFRELRVGRPRRYARIDKSSLEAVDRFPASPST; encoded by the coding sequence GTGCGCTACTTCTTTCACATCGTCGACAAGTACGGCCTTTGTCCGGACGGAATTGGATGCGAGTGCGCCGACCAGGACGCCGCCGTTCTGCACGCCAGGCATATCGCGACTGAACTCGCTAAGGCGGGCGAGTTGTTTCGCGAGCTTCGTGTTGGTCGTCCCCGCCGCTACGCCCGGATCGACAAGTCCTCATTAGAGGCGGTCGACCGATTTCCTGCCTCGCCCTCTACATAG
- a CDS encoding AI-2E family transporter, with the protein MSDVRTGQEQPREVVVREPPDQGMTDRRRGFLATGLALLAICVALFLVWQTASSLLIIFAGVLFAAFLDAAARALALIIPLNRVWRLTFVLLLFSTMVGLGLAWGGGKLPQQTRILLEVMDVQFDILQQRLLTYGVDLLGPESGRDFAQWLLSDQGRFFSHAQLVLGRASSFLTGVLVIAFLGILFAFDPTSHRESLVMLTKPSYRARTRSVMNEMGNVLRLWFVGQLIRIILMTLCVWVALYLIGLPGPFVLGLQAGLSNFVPYLGPILAAIPIALVAMPLGASLLIWAVVIYTIIQSIEGYVIGPLIQRQAVEIPPAWTLVAIVLLGAMLGVMGIALAMPLVAVGRVAIIRFYVEDYLGDNSGRMSNKGPSQMGAP; encoded by the coding sequence ATGAGCGACGTGAGGACAGGACAAGAGCAACCGCGCGAGGTCGTGGTCCGCGAGCCTCCAGACCAGGGCATGACCGACAGGCGGCGCGGCTTTCTCGCAACGGGTCTCGCCCTGCTCGCCATTTGCGTTGCTCTCTTCCTCGTATGGCAAACGGCCTCGAGTCTTCTCATCATCTTCGCAGGCGTGCTGTTTGCTGCCTTTCTGGATGCCGCCGCACGCGCACTGGCGCTAATAATTCCACTCAATCGAGTCTGGCGGCTGACATTCGTGCTGCTGCTATTCAGCACCATGGTCGGACTAGGCCTCGCTTGGGGAGGCGGCAAGCTGCCGCAGCAAACACGCATCCTGCTAGAGGTCATGGACGTCCAATTCGACATCTTGCAGCAACGCCTTCTGACCTACGGCGTCGATCTGCTTGGTCCGGAATCGGGGCGCGATTTTGCGCAATGGCTGCTGTCCGATCAAGGCCGGTTCTTCAGCCACGCCCAACTCGTCCTTGGCAGAGCGTCGAGCTTCCTGACCGGTGTGCTGGTGATCGCGTTCCTCGGTATCCTCTTCGCCTTTGATCCCACCAGCCATCGCGAGAGTCTCGTGATGCTGACGAAGCCTTCCTATCGCGCCCGAACCCGCTCCGTAATGAACGAGATGGGAAACGTCCTGCGGCTGTGGTTCGTCGGACAGCTGATCCGCATCATCCTGATGACACTGTGCGTGTGGGTCGCGCTCTATCTGATCGGGCTTCCCGGTCCCTTCGTGCTTGGGCTCCAGGCGGGCCTTTCCAACTTCGTTCCGTATCTGGGGCCGATCCTTGCCGCGATCCCGATCGCGCTCGTCGCGATGCCGCTCGGCGCATCGCTGCTGATCTGGGCCGTCGTCATCTACACAATCATTCAATCGATCGAGGGCTATGTGATCGGCCCGTTGATCCAGCGCCAGGCGGTCGAGATTCCTCCCGCATGGACATTGGTCGCGATCGTGCTGTTGGGCGCAATGCTGGGCGTGATGGGTATCGCACTCGCCATGCCGCTGGTCGCGGTCGGCCGGGTCGCGATCATTAGATTCTACGTCGAGGATTACCTCGGCGATAACAGCGGGCGCATGTCCAACAAGGGACCATCGCAAATGGGAGCGCCATGA
- a CDS encoding Na+/H+ antiporter subunit E, with product MMQSSGEAVATPAAAPPFEFSSGARKRASSKHGRPGRHNPGATEETGMTGSSGDRYGRAVVAVGGSWRTATFRAAFFLCLWLVLAGANPTDIPAAAAAIAAATWTSLRLLEPSRSRRSIPAMVRLALLFLYQSVVAGVDVARRALDPRLPLRPGFVFYPTGLSRGMRRNVFTTLTSLLPGTVPTGEENGQLVYHCLDVEQPVVAELAAEEAALVRALYND from the coding sequence ATGATGCAATCGTCAGGTGAAGCAGTCGCGACCCCTGCCGCGGCTCCGCCGTTTGAATTCTCGTCTGGGGCGCGCAAACGCGCTTCTTCAAAGCACGGCAGACCCGGACGACACAATCCGGGAGCAACCGAGGAAACCGGGATGACAGGGTCCTCAGGTGATCGATACGGGCGTGCCGTCGTCGCGGTTGGAGGATCGTGGCGAACTGCGACTTTCAGAGCGGCATTTTTCCTTTGCCTCTGGCTCGTGCTCGCCGGCGCCAATCCGACAGATATTCCTGCCGCCGCGGCAGCAATCGCGGCAGCAACCTGGACAAGCCTGCGCCTGCTGGAGCCGAGCAGATCCCGGCGGTCAATTCCTGCCATGGTCCGCCTGGCGCTGCTTTTCCTGTACCAATCGGTGGTCGCCGGCGTAGACGTCGCGCGCCGCGCGCTCGATCCCCGGCTGCCGCTGCGGCCGGGATTTGTGTTCTATCCGACCGGCCTCTCACGCGGGATGCGACGTAACGTGTTCACGACACTCACCAGCCTTTTGCCTGGCACTGTGCCAACCGGGGAGGAGAACGGGCAGCTCGTCTATCACTGTCTCGACGTCGAGCAACCGGTCGTTGCCGAACTTGCCGCGGAGGAAGCGGCATTGGTTCGGGCCCTCTACAATGACTGA
- a CDS encoding NADH-quinone oxidoreductase subunit K, with amino-acid sequence MSAVTVFGLCAAAAVGLGLYGLIANPQPLRKIIAFNLLGSGVFLLFGIVGRRGAAAGFGNDPVPQALVITGVVVAFSATALAIALLLRLFQIAGSTTLNSRAAASPRSDPSGH; translated from the coding sequence ATGAGCGCCGTGACGGTGTTCGGACTATGCGCCGCCGCGGCGGTCGGACTCGGGCTCTACGGCCTGATTGCCAATCCGCAACCGCTTCGCAAGATCATCGCATTCAATCTGCTCGGCAGCGGCGTATTTCTTCTGTTCGGCATCGTCGGGCGGCGAGGCGCCGCAGCGGGCTTTGGCAACGACCCGGTGCCGCAGGCCCTGGTGATCACAGGAGTCGTGGTCGCGTTTTCCGCAACGGCTCTGGCGATCGCCTTGTTGCTGCGGCTGTTTCAAATCGCAGGCTCCACGACGCTCAACAGTCGGGCGGCGGCGAGCCCGCGCTCCGATCCGTCCGGTCACTGA
- a CDS encoding Bax inhibitor-1/YccA family protein codes for MSNYDPNLTASGTGGGALAIDPGLRAYMLRIYNYMAAGVGLTAIVAWLTYQLMGPALLESPLMWVLILAPLGLVFFIGARINTLSVETARILFFVYAALVGVSLSTLLHIYTSASITRVFFIAAAMFGALSVFGYTTRRDLSAVGSFLFMGLIGIIVASLVNIFLRSTGLDWLISIVGVGVFAGLTAYDTQRIKAMYESRDDATTAGRKSVIAALSLYLNFLNLFMMLLRLLGGRR; via the coding sequence ATGTCGAATTATGATCCGAATTTGACTGCCTCAGGCACTGGTGGCGGCGCGCTTGCGATCGATCCCGGATTGCGCGCCTACATGCTGCGCATCTACAATTATATGGCCGCGGGCGTGGGCCTGACTGCAATTGTCGCGTGGCTGACGTATCAGCTCATGGGTCCCGCATTGCTAGAGAGCCCGTTGATGTGGGTTCTCATCCTGGCGCCACTCGGGCTGGTGTTCTTCATCGGGGCGCGCATCAATACGCTGTCGGTGGAAACGGCGCGCATTCTGTTCTTTGTCTATGCCGCGCTGGTCGGTGTCTCGCTCTCGACGCTGCTGCACATCTACACCAGCGCCTCGATCACGCGCGTGTTCTTCATCGCCGCCGCGATGTTCGGGGCACTCAGCGTCTTCGGCTACACCACGAGGCGCGACCTGTCCGCGGTCGGCAGCTTCCTGTTCATGGGCCTGATCGGCATCATCGTCGCAAGCCTGGTCAATATTTTCCTGAGGTCGACGGGGCTCGATTGGTTGATCTCGATCGTCGGCGTCGGCGTCTTTGCGGGACTCACGGCCTATGATACGCAGCGGATCAAGGCGATGTACGAGAGCAGGGACGATGCGACGACGGCAGGCCGCAAGTCGGTGATCGCGGCACTGTCGCTCTACCTCAACTTCCTCAATCTGTTCATGATGCTGCTGCGCCTGCTCGGCGGCAGGCGGTAG
- a CDS encoding complex I subunit 5 family protein codes for MLSIVVPVAGVLLAFALGQRYVRQVASTVVLIGLAIALAVLVLLPRSDGQLVYLLGAWPPPLGVALRADGLSAVMLATTAVVICAVAIFAATDFRPQSVEARAPFAFWILLLAIWGALNTIFVAGDLFTLYVALELLTFAAVPLVSLDGRAETLRAALRYLLFALLGSVLYLMGTALLYGLYGTLDIELLSHRVSADSGVLIAAALMTTGLLAKTALFPLHLWLPPAHAGAPAAASAILSALVVKGSFFILVRLWFDVMPGLPGLAAAQLLAALGAGAILFGSVVALRQERLKLLIAYSTLAQIGYLFLMFPLAFGASGKLESDQALAGGLLQAVSHATAKAAMFMAVGSIYTGLGHDRITGLRGVARALPLSVLAFAIGGIALMGVQPSGASLAKELLLQDAARTGQWWWAVVLQAGGMFTTAYVVLVLSHALAPSDQPIALVGPAPLSRDLAALALALCSLFLGLLPWDSYLPVPYDATSKLFGIDALSKLLLPVLGGAALAILLSPWPHPLGSSAAWKALMRVVGPLRRGCLGFGSLIERSDEVLRQWSAAGISLLLVSLLLAASMFAAN; via the coding sequence GTGCTGTCGATCGTCGTGCCGGTCGCGGGCGTCTTGCTGGCGTTCGCTCTCGGCCAGCGCTACGTCCGGCAGGTTGCCTCCACGGTCGTGCTGATCGGGTTGGCGATTGCTCTCGCCGTTCTCGTGCTCTTGCCTCGGAGCGACGGCCAGCTCGTCTACCTGCTCGGCGCCTGGCCACCCCCGCTCGGCGTAGCCCTCCGCGCGGACGGATTGTCGGCGGTCATGCTCGCGACGACGGCGGTCGTGATCTGCGCGGTCGCCATTTTTGCCGCAACCGATTTTCGTCCCCAATCTGTCGAAGCGCGCGCACCTTTCGCATTCTGGATCCTGCTTCTGGCAATCTGGGGCGCGCTGAACACGATCTTCGTCGCGGGAGACCTCTTCACGCTGTATGTCGCGCTGGAATTGCTGACGTTCGCCGCGGTGCCTCTGGTCTCTCTCGACGGTCGCGCGGAGACGCTTCGGGCTGCATTGCGGTATCTGCTCTTCGCACTGCTCGGCTCGGTCCTCTACCTGATGGGCACCGCGCTGCTCTATGGTCTCTACGGCACCCTTGATATCGAGTTGTTATCGCATCGCGTGAGCGCGGACTCCGGCGTGCTCATCGCGGCAGCCTTGATGACAACCGGTCTCCTCGCAAAAACTGCACTCTTTCCGTTGCACCTCTGGCTGCCACCCGCTCACGCTGGCGCACCGGCCGCAGCTAGCGCGATCCTGTCCGCCTTGGTCGTGAAGGGATCGTTCTTCATCCTTGTTCGGCTCTGGTTCGACGTCATGCCGGGCTTGCCCGGCTTGGCTGCCGCACAATTGCTCGCGGCGTTGGGAGCCGGAGCGATCTTGTTCGGAAGCGTTGTCGCTCTCCGGCAAGAGCGCCTCAAGCTTCTGATCGCGTATTCGACGCTGGCTCAGATCGGATATCTCTTCCTGATGTTTCCTCTTGCGTTCGGCGCATCCGGGAAGCTCGAAAGTGACCAGGCCCTGGCGGGCGGCCTGTTGCAGGCAGTTTCCCATGCGACTGCCAAGGCGGCGATGTTCATGGCCGTCGGATCAATCTACACCGGGCTCGGCCACGATCGCATCACCGGGCTGCGCGGTGTCGCGCGCGCCCTGCCCTTGAGCGTCCTGGCGTTCGCAATTGGCGGCATCGCCCTGATGGGTGTTCAACCGAGCGGAGCGTCACTCGCGAAGGAGTTATTGCTCCAGGACGCGGCGAGAACGGGGCAGTGGTGGTGGGCCGTCGTGCTCCAGGCCGGCGGAATGTTCACCACCGCCTATGTCGTGCTGGTCCTGTCCCATGCGCTCGCGCCATCGGACCAGCCGATTGCCCTCGTCGGCCCAGCACCGCTCAGCCGCGACCTCGCGGCACTTGCCTTGGCTCTCTGTTCTTTGTTCCTTGGCTTGCTACCCTGGGATTCGTATTTGCCGGTCCCGTATGATGCGACATCGAAGCTGTTCGGCATCGACGCACTATCCAAATTGCTCCTGCCGGTGCTGGGAGGGGCAGCGCTCGCCATCCTGCTCAGCCCGTGGCCACACCCGCTGGGCTCATCCGCGGCCTGGAAAGCGCTCATGAGAGTGGTCGGTCCGCTCCGGCGCGGCTGTCTTGGATTCGGCAGCCTCATCGAAAGAAGCGACGAAGTTCTCCGTCAATGGTCCGCCGCGGGCATCTCCCTGCTCCTGGTGTCGCTGCTGCTCGCCGCGTCGATGTTCGCAGCAAATTGA
- a CDS encoding hydrogenase subunit MbhD domain-containing protein, which produces MFEIALAAVVLGLAIWTIAVPDTYSAAVGFIAYGLLVALIWVRLDAVDVALTEAAIGGGLGGVVLLGAAARLRDTEAMTTERPSLIVRLSAAILSASIAAALAVTILLLPDPAPTLAPSVVANAGATGMTNPVTNVLMAFRGMDTMLEKVVLLLAIVGVWSLASDQAWGGRPGPRHQADPNGVLAFLARLLPPAGIVVGSYMLWTGADHPGGAFQGGAVLASMWLLVIMAGLVDTPPVRSRWLRLILVAGPGLFLAVGLGGLCFGSAFLAYPVAFAKPLILSIEVAMLLTIATTLGLLLAGAPERSAER; this is translated from the coding sequence GTGTTCGAGATCGCGCTCGCCGCCGTGGTGCTGGGCCTCGCCATCTGGACGATCGCCGTCCCCGACACCTATTCGGCCGCGGTCGGTTTCATCGCCTACGGACTGCTGGTTGCGCTGATCTGGGTCCGTCTTGACGCCGTCGATGTCGCACTGACCGAGGCTGCAATTGGCGGAGGCCTGGGCGGCGTCGTGCTGTTGGGTGCGGCGGCTCGGCTGCGCGATACCGAGGCGATGACAACGGAACGGCCCAGCCTGATCGTGCGCTTGAGCGCGGCCATACTGTCCGCGTCGATCGCGGCAGCGCTGGCCGTCACGATCCTGCTGCTGCCCGATCCGGCGCCAACGCTCGCGCCCTCCGTCGTCGCGAATGCCGGGGCGACCGGAATGACCAACCCCGTCACCAACGTGCTCATGGCATTCCGCGGAATGGACACCATGCTCGAGAAGGTCGTGCTCCTCCTCGCCATCGTCGGTGTCTGGTCGCTTGCGTCGGACCAGGCCTGGGGCGGTCGTCCCGGACCACGCCACCAGGCTGATCCAAATGGTGTTCTCGCCTTTCTTGCGCGCCTGTTGCCACCCGCCGGCATCGTCGTCGGCAGTTACATGCTGTGGACGGGCGCTGATCACCCCGGCGGAGCATTTCAGGGCGGCGCGGTTCTCGCATCGATGTGGCTGCTGGTGATCATGGCCGGGCTGGTGGATACCCCGCCCGTGCGCAGTCGATGGCTACGTCTCATCCTGGTGGCCGGCCCCGGCCTATTCCTTGCCGTCGGCCTTGGCGGGCTCTGTTTTGGGTCGGCGTTCCTTGCCTATCCCGTTGCGTTCGCCAAGCCGCTAATTCTGAGCATTGAGGTCGCGATGCTCCTGACGATCGCGACGACGCTCGGCCTGCTGCTCGCCGGTGCACCTGAAAGGAGTGCTGAGCGATGA
- a CDS encoding DUF3616 domain-containing protein produces the protein MWRAGRDSAVEAVTPTARLREAISAEPTLGRFLDRRLENNGVTIEGIAIREGRLLAGFRGPMLDDGRAAILSVSLAALFGNGDLDARLHQLRLGGGQGVRDLAVYESGILILSGPSADGPGSYAVYWWNGGSPTVRQLKEISSVINDAEYKPEAILPLDKGASGIRLLVLFDGAKEGKPVVVDIPEP, from the coding sequence ATCTGGCGTGCTGGCCGGGACAGTGCGGTCGAGGCGGTTACGCCGACTGCGAGATTGCGCGAGGCTATCTCGGCGGAACCCACGCTTGGCCGGTTTCTCGATAGGCGGCTTGAGAATAACGGCGTCACCATCGAAGGCATCGCGATACGCGAGGGCCGGCTGCTAGCCGGATTCCGGGGCCCGATGTTGGATGACGGGCGCGCCGCGATACTATCCGTTTCGCTGGCCGCATTATTCGGCAACGGCGATCTCGATGCTAGGCTCCATCAATTGCGCCTCGGCGGCGGGCAAGGCGTGCGCGATCTTGCCGTCTATGAGAGCGGGATACTTATCCTCTCCGGCCCGTCGGCCGATGGGCCGGGCTCATACGCCGTGTACTGGTGGAATGGCGGAAGTCCCACCGTGCGCCAACTTAAGGAGATCTCGTCCGTCATCAACGATGCGGAGTACAAGCCCGAAGCCATCCTGCCTCTCGATAAGGGGGCGTCGGGAATAAGATTGCTCGTGCTGTTCGACGGCGCGAAGGAAGGCAAGCCCGTTGTCGTCGACATACCGGAGCCTTAA
- a CDS encoding cation:proton antiporter gives MSVARDIITVAGVSAGVFFFFAGTVGLLRFPDTLTRLHALSKADNLGLGFVVLGLLPKQEACATD, from the coding sequence ATGAGCGTCGCACGCGACATCATCACGGTTGCGGGAGTGTCGGCAGGCGTATTCTTCTTTTTCGCCGGCACCGTCGGCCTTCTTCGCTTTCCCGACACCCTCACTCGTCTGCACGCGCTCAGCAAGGCCGATAACCTCGGCCTGGGTTTCGTCGTGCTCGGACTGCTCCCCAAACAGGAAGCCTGCGCGACGGACTGA
- a CDS encoding DUF992 domain-containing protein: protein MCVDALPARAEAFRVGRLVCTSTPRVGLVLGSAQELRCVFVTRRSTRQYVYDGRIRRVGLDIGVTSAGTLSWAVFARNSRVGPGTLRGSYVGASGNVAFGPGLGANVLIGGSRRTIALQPLSIERSIGLNLAAGVTNLTLGPRGAG from the coding sequence ATGTGCGTCGACGCCCTCCCCGCACGCGCCGAGGCGTTCAGGGTCGGCCGGCTCGTGTGCACCAGCACTCCGCGCGTTGGGCTGGTGCTCGGCTCCGCGCAGGAGCTTCGTTGCGTATTCGTCACGAGACGCTCGACCCGGCAGTACGTCTACGACGGACGGATCAGGCGCGTTGGTCTCGACATCGGCGTGACCAGCGCAGGAACCCTCTCATGGGCGGTCTTCGCCAGGAACTCGCGCGTCGGCCCCGGCACGCTGCGCGGGAGCTACGTGGGGGCGAGCGGCAATGTCGCGTTCGGCCCTGGTCTCGGAGCGAACGTTCTGATCGGAGGCTCTCGCCGGACGATTGCGCTCCAGCCTCTGTCGATCGAGCGATCGATCGGATTGAACCTTGCGGCGGGAGTTACGAACCTGACACTCGGCCCGCGCGGAGCGGGATAG
- a CDS encoding monovalent cation/H+ antiporter complex subunit F, translating into MTEFLIAAVGLILAMLGLGLVSILRGPTDADRMMAAQLIGTAGIAVLLLIGTVTGVPAAVDVALILALLATFASIAFVKKGLSRLETDGADPGEDR; encoded by the coding sequence ATGACTGAATTCCTGATCGCCGCAGTCGGCCTGATCCTGGCGATGCTGGGGCTCGGGCTGGTCTCCATCTTGCGTGGCCCGACAGATGCCGACCGGATGATGGCGGCGCAACTGATCGGGACTGCTGGCATTGCCGTCTTGCTGCTGATCGGCACCGTGACAGGCGTGCCGGCGGCCGTCGACGTGGCATTGATACTGGCACTGCTCGCCACTTTCGCATCCATCGCATTCGTCAAGAAGGGGCTCTCCCGCCTCGAAACCGACGGGGCCGATCCGGGGGAGGACAGATGA
- a CDS encoding response regulator has translation MKRILIADDHDAVRSGLRAVLEQRPGWMIVAEASDGKSAFEAALKERPDVAIVDFFMPRMTGLEITRGIKKHLRETEVLIFTAHESGVLAQEALQAGARAFLVKSDANKLLLAAVEALMARKPFVGGRFCGQSGREDEAGEGHAKLSPRERLVVKLVAEGYSNKGISAMLSSSVKTTETHRASAMGKLGVNSIAGLVRYAIRAKLIEE, from the coding sequence ATGAAACGAATTCTCATTGCTGATGATCATGATGCTGTTCGATCCGGGCTACGGGCTGTCCTCGAGCAGCGGCCGGGTTGGATGATTGTCGCCGAGGCCTCCGACGGAAAATCGGCATTTGAGGCCGCTCTCAAAGAGCGGCCCGATGTTGCGATCGTCGACTTCTTCATGCCGCGCATGACGGGACTGGAAATCACTCGAGGAATAAAAAAACATCTCCGCGAAACTGAGGTGCTGATCTTTACCGCGCACGAATCCGGAGTGCTGGCTCAAGAGGCGCTTCAGGCGGGTGCGCGCGCGTTCCTGGTCAAGTCGGACGCGAACAAGCTGCTGCTGGCTGCCGTTGAAGCGCTAATGGCGCGTAAGCCATTCGTCGGCGGACGATTTTGTGGTCAGTCGGGTCGAGAAGACGAAGCTGGCGAGGGGCATGCAAAGCTGTCTCCGCGAGAGCGGCTCGTTGTCAAACTCGTGGCCGAGGGGTACAGCAACAAGGGTATCAGCGCGATGCTGAGCTCAAGCGTGAAAACCACGGAAACGCATCGGGCGTCGGCCATGGGAAAACTGGGGGTCAATTCGATAGCTGGACTGGTCCGCTACGCGATCAGAGCTAAATTGATTGAAGAGTGA